From one Malus sylvestris chromosome 1, drMalSylv7.2, whole genome shotgun sequence genomic stretch:
- the LOC126621021 gene encoding uncharacterized protein LOC126621021: MGKEMNLIGIRCGQMNVPEFQYEYQVIVGIAWDRFIHLLVHLQDFGLTVYVCVTDSQVAFIVANEDAVLTKEVCMIPKIQFPWCLISTTFMQCCMHQLYRTWSGCSTSPMVQLSC; this comes from the exons ATGGGAAAGGAAATGAACTTGATAGGAATCCGCTGTGGTCAGATGAATGTACCTGAGTTTCAATATGAATATCAAGTGATCGTTGGCATAGCTTGGGACAGGTTTATTCATCTTCTCGTGCATCTGCAGGATTTTGGGTTGACAG TTTATGTATGTGTAACAGATTCTCAAGTTGCGTTCATTGTAGCAAATGAGGATGCTGTTCTCACGAAAGAGGTGTGTATGATTCCTAAAATCCAGTTTCCTTGGTGTTTGATCTCCACTACGTTCATGCAATGCTGCATGCATCAGCTCTATCGAACATGGTCTGGTTGCTCCACCAGTCCAATGGTTCAGCTGTCATGCTGA
- the LOC126621016 gene encoding DEAD-box ATP-dependent RNA helicase 8-like: protein MNSNRGRYPPGIGAGRGGGMNANPAFQSRPPHQQQYVQRNLLPNHHHQQQYFQQQQQQQQHQQHQQQQLQQQQQWLRRGQLGGSTSADSAVDEVEKTVQSEAVDPSSQDWKARLKIPPADTRFRTEDVTATKGNEFEDYFLKRELLMGIYEKGFERPSPIQEESIPIALTGSDILARAKNGTGKTAAFCIPALEKIDQDNNVIQVVILVPTRELALQTSQVCKELGKHLQIQVMVTTGGTSLKDDIMRLYQPVHLLVGTPGRILDLAKKGVCILKDCSMLVMDEADKLMSPEFQPSVEQLIRFLPSHRQILMFSATFPVTVKDFKDRYLQKPYVINLMDELTLKGITQFYAFVEERQKVHCLNTLFSKLQINQSIIFCNSVNRVELLAKKITELGYSCFYIHAKMLQDHRNRVFHDFRNGACRNLVCTDLFTRGIDIQAVNVVINFDFPKNSETYLHRVGRSGRFGHLGLAVNLITYEDRFNLYRIEQELGTEIKQIPPHIDQAIYCR from the exons ATGAACAGTAATAGAGGGAGGTACCCGCCGGGGATCGGAGCTGGGAGGGGCGGCGGCATGAATGCGAACCCTGCATTCCAGTCCCGTCCGCCGCATCAGCAGCAGTATGTACAGAGGAACCTTTTGCCGAACCATCATCACCAGCAGCAGTACtttcagcagcagcagcagcagcagcaacaccAACAGCATCAACAGCAGCAACTACAACAGCAACAGCAGTGGCTCAGGAGAGGCCAGTTGGGTGGGAGTACGAGTGCTGATTCAGCCGTTGATGAGGTGGAAAAGACCGTGCAGTCGGAAGCTGTCGACCCGAG TTCGCAAGATTGGAAGGCCAGGTTAAAGATTCCACCAGCTGATACACGTTTCAGAACAGAG GATGTAACGGCAACAAAAGGAAATGAGTTTGAGGACTATTTTCTGAAACGTGAGCTGCTGATGGGAATATATGAGAAGGGATTTGAAAGACCATCTCCTATTCAGGAAGAAAGTATTCCAATTGCTTTAACTGGTAGTGATATTCTTGCTAGAGCTAAAAATGGGACGGGAAAGACAGCTGCATTTTGCATCCCTGCATTGGAAAAAATTGATCAAGATAACAATGTGATACAAG TTGTTATTCTTGTTCCAACTCGTGAGTTGGCTCTTCAAACATCACAAGTCTGTAAGGAGCTAGGGAAGCATTTGCAAATTCAAGTTATGGTTACAACCGGAGGCACCAGCTTAAAGGATGATATCATGCGTTTATATCAACCAGTTCACTTACTTGTCGGAACTCCTGGAAGAATTTTAGATCTTGCAAAGAAAGGTGTTTGCATCTTGAAGGATTGTTCTATGCTTGTTATGGATGAG GCTGATAAACTTATGTCGCCGGAATTTCAACCTTCGGTAGAGCAGTTGATCCGCTTCTTACCTTCACATCGACAGATTTTGATGTTTTCAGCTACATTTCCTGTTACTGTCAAGGACTTTAAGGATAGATATCTGCAAAAACCGTATGTTATCAATCTTATGGATGAGCTTACTCTAAAGGGTATTACACAATTTTACGCCTTTGTGGAGGAGAGACAGAAAGTCCACTGCCTAAACACCCTTTTCTCTAAG CTTCAAATAAACCAGTCAATCATATTCTGTAACTCTGTGAACCGGGTTGAATTGTTGGCCAAGAAAATTACAGAACTTGGCTATTCTTGTTTCTATATCCATGCAAAGATGCTGCAAGACCATCGTAACAGAGTATTTCATGACTTCCGTAATGGTGCATGCAGAAATCTTGTTTGTACCG ATCTCTTTACAAGAGGAATAGATATTCAAGCAGTTAATGTTGTCATTAACTTTGATTTTCCGAAGAACTCAGAGACATATCTTCACAGG GTTGGTCGATCTGGAAGGTTTGGACACCTTGGTTTAGCTGTGAATTTGATCACCTATGAGGACCGTTTCAACTT GTATAGAATTGAGCAAGAACTTGGCACTGAGATAAAGCAAATTCCTCCCCATATTGATCAGGCAATTTATTGCCGGTGA